The genomic DNA TCAGGAATTGCACCAAAAGTGTCTACGCTGACTTCAATATGTTTGAGACCTTCAATTTTACCAGACAGGTTTTCTAACATTTCTTTCATTTTCAACCCATTTTCAGCCGCGGTACCGCCCGCGGCTTCATCCTTCAGTGTCCACATAACAATATGCTTAATCATTAAAATACTCCTGATTTTTAAAAAAAATAAACATCTAAACTGCAAAGAAGGCAGTAAAGAAAAGACCACTAGCCCCTATTATATCAATTCTTCTCATAGACAGAGAAGTTACGTTCTTAACTCTTCTACCAAGGAAACAAGAGCATCAACTTCTCCAGAAAGGTCTTTAGCACCTTCAGCAGCTCGCATACTACTTCTTGCGTTATCCTCAGTCATGGAATCAATTTCTCCAATACTGCGGTTAATCTCTTCTGAAGTTGCAGACTGCTCTTCTGCTGCTGTTGCAATAGACTGAACCTGTCCGGCCGCATTTCCAGCAAGCTCTACAATTTCTGCAAGAACTTCCCCTGAAGACCTAGAATGCCTAGTAGCCTCACTGATAGCCTTAACAGCTATCTGCATTCCTGAAATGTTCTGCTTAGCAAGAGACTGAATTAAAGCAATACTCTTTTCAACTTCGTCTGTAGCGCCGATGGTTTTCTCTGCAAGCTTACGAACTTCGTCAGCAACAACAGCAAACCCACGTCCAGCTTCACCAGCCCGCGCTGCTTCGATAGCCGCATTAAGTGCCAGCAGATTTGTCTGATCCGCAATGTCATTAATTACACCTATAACTTTACCGATATCAATAGACTGAGTGCTAAGCTTGCCCATCAATTCTTCGAGTTCATTGGTCTGTGTTTGAATTCTAACCATTGACTCGATCGTACCCAGAACAACCTGCTGCCCCTCAGTTGCTTTATCTTTTGTATCTTCAGTATCCTGATTGGTCTCTGTAGCATTTCGTGCAACTTCCAGAACTGTGGCATTCATTTCTTCCATTGCCGTCGCAGTTTCTGTAATACGCTGCTTCTGGAAATCACTACCAATCATGATCTGGTCTGTACTTTCTTCAACATTTTTAGAAATCTCAACAATATTTTTTAATACAGACTCCAACTTGTCTGCAGCCATATGCATACCTTCGCGCTTTGCACCTTCTGCCTGCATCCGCGCTTCATTCGCTTCCTCCGCTGCCAGTTTAGCAACGCGAGTCTGTTCTTCAGCCTCTGCACCTTTTATTTTAATATTCTCTAAATTAGAAGACAAGGTCACGACCATATCATTCAACGCATTTTGTAGGGTAGAAATTTCGTTCTTACCTTGCGGGTCAAGCTGTACTGTCAAATCACCGGAAGCAACTTTTGTTGCGGCATCGGTAGAATCCTGAAGAGGGCTGGTGATTGACCGGACCATAAAAATACATAGTGGAATAATCAAGAAAAGCAAAATAGCGCCAACGATCATAACAATCTTAATCGTTCCCGATTTAGCCGTGCTAATCATCGCACTGCTGATACGATCCGCTTCTACATCAATATTATCAATATATACGCCTGTTCCAATCCACATATCTGTGCCAGGTATCAAAAGAGCATAACCAAGTTTCGGCTGAATTCCCTTACCGGGCTTATCGTAAACGTAGGAAACAAATCCTCCGCCAGCGTTTGCTGCACGGTCGAGCTCCTGAACAAAATAAACGCCATTTTTATCTTTAGCCCCTTTTAAATCCTTACCTTGAAGCGATTTCTTGGGAGGCAAAGCTACATTGGTTGTCCCTTTATACACAAAGAAATATCCAGACTTATCATCTTCAAATCTAATTTTATCAACAGATTTTCTTATAAATTTAATTTTATTGTCCAGCCCAGGAACATCTTTCAAATCTTCGCCTAAAGAAAGAGCAATTGTTTTAGTGGCGACTTTAATTTTAGCTTTTTGATCTGCAAGCATAACCTTCTGAACTTGATTGACTCCATAATCGGCAATTTCTTGATTCTGCATCATAAACATAGAGCCACTTAAAAGCAGAAACAAAAACATTGTCACTAGAAGCAATATAAATCTGCCTCCAATAGATAAATTCTTGATCATAAGGTTCTCCCTTTCAAATAAAATTACAAATCATTTCAAATCCATAACAAACTAATAAAGAAATGTTCAAATCAACCTATAACCTAATTAATCGTCATGTTCAAAAAAAAGGATTAGTAATTGCCCAAAAAAGGCTTTCCCACCGGGCGAGCGAATGGAAAAGCCTTGATCATGCGGCAGAAGACCCGATACTATTCAGTTGCGAGGTGAAGGTGTCGGTTTTGGAGGCAATGTCTATTTATGCCGCTCCGTTGAAATTTGAACCCCCGACTGCCATGCTAAGCTGCAAGGCCAGCCGAGGGAATTAAAACTATTTTCTGCGCTCAGCTATAAGCTCTGCTACGTGTTTTACTTCAATATCAAGACCATTCTTATTTGCTCCACCGCGAAGCTGCATTACGCAACCGGGGCAGTCTGTAAGAAGAACTTCTGCACGGGTCTCTTCTACGTTGTGCATTTTCTTTGAAAGAAGCTGTTCTGATATTTTAGGAAATTTTACAGAGTAAGTTCCACCAAATCCACAGCAGACTTCTTCTTCAGCACATTCAATATATTCAAGCCCTGCTTTAACCATCAATTCGCGAGGAGCGGCTTTAACGTCCAGCCCTCTGCAAAGATGACAAGGAGCGTGATAGGTAACTTTATCACCTTTAGTCTGTCTGAAATCAGCCTCATAAATCCCGACAACATCATTCATAAATGAGCTGTAATCAATGACCTTATCTGCAAATTCCTGAACGCGAATGGCGTACTTAGGATCATGTCCGAGCATCTTAGGATAGTTATGTTTGAGATGTGATGCGCAGGATGCACACATGGTCAAAATATACTCGCAGTCTGAATTTTCAAATGCTTCCATGTTCTGGATGGCAACGTCACGCCCTGCGACCTTCTCACCCATCATCTGAAGCGGTAGTCCACAACAGGACTGATCCATCGGATATTCAAGTTCAACACCCTTGCCACGCATACTTTCAACGGTTGCGACAGACTGTTCTGGGTATACAAAATCCTGAACACAGCCGGAGAAAATCGCGACTTTATATTTAGGATTAGCTGTTTTTGCAGGCTTAACTTTTGCCCACATATCCCTGAATGGAACTTCTGCAACTACAGGTAGTGATCTGAAATCGTGATCCGGCGCAAAGATCATCGGTAGATGACGAAGGAAACCGTCATTTCCTGCTACAGGTTTCTGAGCATATTTTGCAATGCGCAGGAACTTATGGAACAGTTTGCGGTTTTTCATCATCTTTCCAAGAAGCGCGGATGATAGCGGATGCCCTTCCTCGTCCTGAATTCTGGCGTGAATCTCTTTAATCAATCCTGGGAGATCTATGCCGCCGGCGCAAATTTCTTTACAGGCCCCGCAGTTAATGCAGTTCTGTACAAGATTCTTAGCCTTATCAGTTCCGTGGAAGAAGTAAGTGAGAATGAGGCCGATAGCCCCTATATAGATATGGCCCATCTTGTGGCCGCCGACCATGCGATAAACAGGACAGACATTGGCACATGCTCCGCAGCGAACGCATTGTAGCACTTGAGCGAACACCGGGTCTTTAGCGAGAGCACGTCTTCCATTGTCCAAAAACACGAAGTGCACTTTCTTCCTGTCATCCTCAGCCACGGCACACTCGTTAGACCCGGTGATCCAGGTAACATAAGAAGTGATCGCCTGCCCTGTAGCATTACGAGGCAAGGCTCTGAGAACGCGTAAAGCGTCATGTAATTTTGGTGTGAGCTTATCAAGACCCATCAGAGCAACATGAACTCTTGGCAAAGTGGTAACGAGTCTAGCGTTACCTTCATTAGTTACGATACCGATGGTTCCAGTCTCCGCGATTGCGAAGTTACAACCAGAAACACCCATATCGGCTTCAGTAAATTTCTGGCGCAGTTCCCGACGAGCAACTTTAACAAGCTTCTGAATATCAGCATCCTGCTTTTTGCCAGTTGCATCGGTAAACGTATCGCTGACCTGATGACGGGAGAGATGAATAGCGGGCATAACCATATGGCTAGGACCTTCATGACGAAGCTGGATGATCCACTCACCTAGGTCAGTTTCGACAACTTCAAGGTTCTCAGCTTCTAAATGGTGATTTAGAAGAGTTTCCTCCGCAGTCATTGACTTAGACTTCACAATTTTTGTGCAGTTTTCGTCTTTTGCGATACGGGCAATGATTTCATTAGCTTCTTGCGCATCTGCAGCTAAGTGAACAACAGCGCCGTTCTTTTCTGCTTCTTCTTTGAACTGAGCGTAAAGCTCATCCATATTCGCAGTGGAACATGCTTTTGCTTCAGCAATATCTTTTATCAGTGCTTTATCATCAATTTCTTTGAAGGCATTTGCCCTGCTTGCACGATAGGCAATGGCAAAATTGTCCATTGCGGTCCGCAGAAAATCGTCACCTAAAGCTTCTCTGACCTGAGTTTTATACTCTTTAAAACTTTTAGCATCCTGCATTATTTGTCCTCCAAAAGAAGAATATGAAGTTCCAACGGTCCATGTACACCGATGGCAAGAACGCGCTCGATATCAGCAGTACGGCTTGGGCCAGTAATGAATGCGGTGTAATCGCAACTTCTCATGCATTCTTCCATGTAGGATTCAAGCGCATACGAATCTGCAACAATCTTGGATTTTGGTAGTACAGCAACGTGAACTTCGCTGATCATTGTTGCTATTCTGAGCTCTTCACTGCGGGAGTTAAGGACAATAGTTCCGGTTTCTGCAATGCCGTGATCGGCAAAAGTAAACCCGATATCGATGCCACCTAAGTGTTTGCGGAGTCCGTCTTTCAGAAGCTGAAATCCATTCTCTACGCACTGTTTCTCAAGGGCGGAAAATTGTTTTTTATTGAGAGCAGGAGCAGCAATTGTTTTACCAAATTTGGTTTCACAAAGTGCATCAGCTTTATCTGAGAGCGCTTCTTCACACCCTGAAACTAGCAATTTGCAAGCTTCTTTTTTACCGCAAAGATCAATTGTATACTGATAGGCTTCAGCTAACGACGAAACCTCTGACACTACGGCCGAGACGAGTTCGGCTTTTTCAGTGAAAAGTTTGACATTTTCGCTTTTGACTGTCATTTTTTCTCCACGATGTCGGGTAAAAATTACCCGTTAGTAAGCCCTAGAACAACGCGGCATCGACTTCCACTCGGTTGCAGCATATCAGTACTTCCACAGTCTGATCCAGGGTCTGTTTATTTTGGGTCGTTCCACTTAGGAGCGACCTAACTATCCATTTATCCGGGGCAGAGACTTCCACTCCCTGCCCCGAATTATCCTTAAGAGCTATCTACTAAAGTCCGAGAACAGCTACAGTATCATTAGCAATTTCAAGTTCTTCATTGGTCGCAATAACCAAGACTTTCACTGGGCTTTCGTCTGCACTGATTGCTGACGGAGTTCTGTCCCAATTCCAGTTTTTATCTTTATCCATTACGATACCGAAGTTTTCGAGATCTGCACAGGTTTTTGCTCTATATTCAGGATCGTTCTCTCCGATACCTGCAGTGAATATTACAGCATCAACTCTGCCGAGTTCAAAGAAATAAGAACCTATGAATTGGCGAACTCTATGTGTTGCCATTTCTAGGGCAAGAACTGCACGTTCGTCACCTTCTTCAATACGAGTGTGGATATCACGCAAATCGTTTGATCCGCAGATTCCTTTCAACCCGCTATCATGAGTGAGCATATGTTCAACTTCACTAACGCTCATTCCCTTTTTATCGCAAATAAATCCGATAATTGCAGGATCGATATCTCCGCAACGTGTACCCATTATGATTCCGCCAAGAGGAGTTAATCCCATTGAAGTGTCATAACATTTACCGTTTTTAATGGCGCAAAGAGAAGCTCCGTTACCAAGGTGAACCGTTACAAGATTGCACTCTTCCATCGGCTTACCAAGGTATTTTGCTGCTTCGCGGGCCACAAATTTGTGAGATGTTCCGTGAAAACCGTAACGTCTGATACCGAACTCTTCATAAAGTTCGTAAGGAACGCCGAATTGATATGCTTTCGGTTCCATTGTCTGGTGGAAGGATGTGTCGAAAACAGCAACCTGCCTGACACCTGGAAATAGTTCCATCGCAACTTCAATACCGATAACGTGACCTGGGTTGTGCAATGGAGCTAACGGGATAACATCTCTGATTCCCTGAAGAACATCTTCATCAATTTCGACAGGTGCATAGAAACGCTCGCCACCATGCACTATGCGGTGACCGATTCCAGAAATTTCAGAGTGGTCTTTGATAACTCCTTTTTCTGGATCAACCAAAAGCTTTACAACTTCATGCATCCCTTCTCTATGAGTCGGGAAAGGGCATTCCATTTTTTCTTTGTATTCGTTGGCACTGCCAATGAAACCTTTATGAGTAAGGCTACCCATATCATCACCAATGCGTTCAACTATGCCAGAGGCAAGAGCACAACCGTCTTTTGCATCAAGAAGCTGATACTTTATAGATGAGCTTCCTGCGTTTATTACTAATATTTTCATTTAAATAAGTCCCTTTTCTGCTTGAGCCTGAACTGCTGTTATGGCTACGGTGTTAACAATATCAGGAACAGTACAACCTCGGGAAAGGTCATTAACCGGCTTATTTAGACCCTGCAAAACAGGACCGATTGCAACCGACTGCTCAGCTGAACGCTGAACCGCTTTATAAGTATTGTTACCTGTATTCAGGTCGGGGAAAATGAATACTGTTGCACGCCCTGCGACTTCACTGTCCGGCAGCTTGGTTTTAGCAACAGAAGGATCTATTGCAGCGTCATACTGCAAAGGTCCCTCAATCAAAAGATCTGGATTGCGTTCTTTAGCTATACGCACAGCTTCCTTAACTTTTTCAACATCGGCGCCCTTACCGGACTGCCCTGTTGAATATGAGAGTAAAGCAACCCTAGGCTCGACACCAAAAATTTTCGCTGTTGCGGCCGAGCTGAGTGCAATCTCTGCAAGCTGTTCCGCATTAGGATTAGGATTAACGGCACAATCTCCAAAGACAAGAACGCGGTCTTTCAGGCACATCAAGAACACACTGGAAACAATGGACGCACCCGGCTTAGTTTTAATAAACTCAAAAGCAGGACGAATTGTCTGAGCTGTAGTAGTAACAGACCCTGAAACCATTCCATCAGCATCGCCCATGTAAACCATCATGGACCCGAAGTATGTTGGATCAAGCATTCTGTCTCTAGCATCAGACATACGGATGCCTTTATGCTCACGTAACTTAAAGTAAGTATTACAGTAGTCTTCGAATTGCGGAGAGGATTCAGGATCAAGTATCCTGACATCATGCATCTCGAGACCGAGCGATGAAATCTTAGCACCGACTTTATCAGCTTTACCAAGCAAAACAATATTAGCAACCCCGCGACGAGTAAGCATATCCGCTGCACGAAGAACTCTTTCAGCTGTTCCTTCAGGAAGAACGATGCACTGCTTATGTGCCTTTGCCTTCTGAACAAGCTTGTACTCAAACATTTTGGGAGTAACTTTAACAGACTTCGTTGAGATAAGGCGCTGTCTTAGCTCATTGGTATTAACGTGAGATTCAAAAGTTCCGAGAGCGGAAGCAGTTTTACGCTGATCATGTGGGTCAATTCGGCCATAAAGTTCGCTAAGAACCTGCGTGGTGCGATAAGTATTTGTATCTACGGACAGAATAGGAATAGGAACACCTGTCCACCCTTCGATCAACCTGTGCACACTTGAACTTGGCTGCAATCCGCCAGTAAGGAGAATTCCTGAAATGTCAGGGAAAGATGTAGATAGTCTGGAGGCAAGACTACTCAAAATAATATCTGAACGATCGCCGGGAGTAATAATCAGGCTTCCAGATTCAATATACTCAAGGAAGTTACCAATCCGCATAGCAGCAATAACGTAGTCGTCGACCAGTGTATCAAGTCTTCCATGACCATATAAAACGGAAGCAGCAAGCCAGTTACGCACGTCATTCATGCTTGGATTGCCGAGACTTTCATCTTCTTCAATTGCATATACAAGAAGATCCTGGGCACATCTGGCCTTACATTTAATACTTGAAAGAATCTCAGCCATCTCAGATTCAGGAGCAGTAATCCTATTAATTATAGCAGCAACCGTATCAACACCCTTATCTTCGAGAGCATCAATTACGAGCTGGGTGGATGCAATAATATCTTCGTTTGTTTTACCTCTGCCATTTGCAACAAGCAAAACAGGACAACCGAGGTTAGCCGCAATCTCAGCATTGATATCAAATTCAAAGTTCTGATCTTTACCCTGAAAATCGGTTCCCTCACAGAGAACAAAGTCGTACTTCTCTTCCAGCTGACTGTATTTATTAAGTATATTTTCAAGAAGAAGTGAATGCTTGCCGCCATTAATAAGTTCACGAGCTTCTTTTAAGGTGTATGCATAGGTATCTTCGTACTCAATACCAAGATTAAAGTAGCTCATTATGAGATTAATATCGTGATCGCGGGAACCAGTCTGGTTATCATTAATGATAGGTCTGAAAATTGCGACATGCTGTATGTCTCTGAGCAGTAGCTGCATAATGCCCAAGGCGATTGCAGATTTACCGCTCTTCTCTTCGGTGGCAGTGATATATAAATTATTTGACACTGGAAATCTCCTGTGTGGCGCGTGGACGGTTGGACATCTGGTTTCCGGATCAGACATAAGAACACGCTGTTCGGCCTAAAAGGCAACGGGCGGAAGTAACATAACTTTCCTACTACCCGATAAAAACCAACCGCTCCCATAAAAACGCTTTTTTGCAAACTAGTCCAGACTGTAGTTACAATCTGGACTAGAATTTACTATTTTTCTATAGAATCAGCATAAATCTCAAGTACGTGCTGTACTTCAATTCCACCGCCGGACTGTGAAAGCATATCACCAAGCTGCATCATACATGCAGGACATGAGGTGGTAACGACTTCCGCTCCAACAGCTCTAACGTTATCAGCTTTGCGTTCGCCGATACTCTTTGACAGATCGTAATGGTATAAGTTGAAACTACCTCCGCAGCCACAGCAACGGTTAGCTTCATTCATTTCCTTGAATTCATATTTATCATTTTTCTTAAGTAGTGCGCGAGGCTGAGCAGTAACGCCAAGAGACTTAGCAAGGTGACAAGGATCATGATATGTCACGACCTTACCGCCCTCTTTAGACTTAGCAGGAACACTGATGCCCACAACATCTATCAAGAACTGAGTAATATCCATTGTCTTGTCAGCAAGATCCGATACTTTCTCTATGAAAATAGGATCTTCATCTTCGATCATTTTGATCCATGTTTCTTTGATGGTAGCTGTACAAGTAGCACAAGGAGTTACTAGGTAATCAAAATTACCATCCTCAAATGCTTTAATGTTCTGCTTCATCAAAACAATAAATGAATCTTGATCCCCGGATGCAAGAGTAGGAATACCGCAGCAGGCTTGCCCTTTAGGCAGGAAGATTCCTACACCATGGTGCTCAAGCACTTTTATAGCTGCATGCCCGACATGCGGGAACATTTTATCTACAACACAACCCGGGAAGAACGCGACCTTAAGACCACTGATTCCACGAGGTGAATCGAGACTAGGGTAATCTTTCCTGAAAGGCTTTTTAGTGAGCGGCATGAAGTGGCGTTCACCAAGAAGCGGATTAAGCATTGCACAACTTGCTGTTCCGGCAGACTTGTCAGCTACGCTGGCAAATGGTCCCTGAAACTTAGCACTGACATCTGTTAGTAAGTTGAACAACTTAGGACGGGTCAAAAGACCTTTAAAAATAAGTTTCTTAGTCGCGGATAATCCCTTGTACTCGGTAACGATAACACGAGCTTTAATGAAAATATCCATAATCTTAACGCCGCTAGGACAGTTAGCTTCGCAAGAGCCGCAGAGTAAACATCTATTCAGTTTTTCGTTTACCTGATCGGCATCTTTGATCATCTCATGTGCAAGTTTCTCAAGAAGAGCAATCTTGCCACGAGTAACATCTGCTTCCTGCATGGTTTCAGCAAAGACAGGACAAACAGCCTGACACATACCGCACTTCATACAGGCGACCATCTGGTCGTCCAGAGCCATAAGTTTTTCAGCTAATTTTTTAACATCAGACATTTAGCTAGCCTCGATGATTTTGCCGGGATTAAGAATTCCCTTTGGATCAATAGCTTTCTTCATTCTGAGGGAGTAGTCGAGAGTGGCCTGATTAGTTTCCTTTATCATCCACTTGGACTTAGCCATTCCGATTCCATGTTCACCGGAAAGAGTTCCTTTAAGAGAAAGAGCTACATCGAAAATTTCGTTAACAGCTTCTTCTACGCGGTGGAATTCCTGCTTATCTCTGTTGTCACAAAGAATAGTAGGATGGAGGTTACCATCACCAGCGTGACCGAATGTTCCGATGGAAAGTTTGTACTTATCAGCAATCTTATTAAGTCCGCGGATCATTGCAGGAATCTGGCTGCGTGGAACAGTTGCATCTTCAAGAACTGTTGTAGGCCGTGCGCGGGCAAGAGCCGGAAGCGCATTACGACGAGCAAACCATAGAGCTTCACGTTCTTCAGCTGTTTCCGCAGCTTTAACAGATGTAGCACCAATTTTATTACAAATATCTACAATTTTCTGAGCATCGTCAGCAACTTCAGCAGGGTGACCATCAACTTCGATCAAGAGAATAGCCTGAGCTTCAGTTGGAAGACCCGCTTTGGTGAATGCTTCAACATATTTAATTGTTACATGATCAAGTAGTTCAAGAGTACATGGAACAATGTGGTTAGCAATAATTGCCGCCACTGTTTCAGATGCTTTATCGATGTTATCGAAAACAGCCATCATAGCTTTCTGAGCTTTAGGAGGCGGAACAAGCTTGAAAATAATGTTGCTGAAAACTCCGAGAGTTCCTTCGGAAGCAACCATGAGCCCAGCAAGATTGTAGCCTGTTACACATTTTACTGTGCGTGAACCGGACTTGATGAGGTCGCCGTTAACATCAAAGAAATCCATTCCCATAACGTAATCTTTAGTAACGCCGTACTTAAGGCCGCGAAGACCGCCAGCATTTTCAGCTACGTTACCACCAAGAGTGGAAACAGCCTGACTACCTGGATCTGGAGGATAGAAAAGACCGCGTTTTGCAACTTCTGCTGCGAACTGTGCTGTTACAACACCTGGTTCTACAACTGCGTAGAGATCTTCTTCATTAATCTCGATAATTTTATTAAGGCCATTGGTCAGAACAACAATTCCACCAGGATGTGGAATGGTTCCGCCAGAAAGATTTGTTCCTGCTCCGCGAACGGTTAAAGGCAGGCCGTGCTGATTACAAAGTTTGGTAATAGGACCAAGTTGTTCAGTATTATTAGGCTTAACTACGAAAGCAGGCAGTGCAGGATCGAGAACTGCTGAGTCGTAGGAGTAAGCATGACGGTCAGACTCACTCGACAACACACCACCGGAACCAACTATTGCCTCGAAATCTTTGATAAGCTTTTCAGCACCCATTTTTATTCTCCTTGAAATGTCTTTTACAAATTGGGAGGGGAAACTAAGGTCCCCTCCCTTTCTAAATAAACGTTATATAGTTCTTATGATTTAAGAGAGTACCACACCCCAACCGATATTAGCTAGAATCATTCCGATGATTGCTGCAGCTACAAGGTAGTAGGTCAGAGGGATAAGAGTTTTACGGATAATTTCACCTTCACGGTCCATGAGTCCAACAACTGCTGCTGCTGCAACAACGTTATGAACAGTGATCATGTTACCAGCTGCTCCACCGACTGCCTGTAGTGCCACGATGATGGACTGAGGTACGTCGATCTGGGAAGCAACACCGAACTGGAAGAGAGAGAACATCATGTTGGATACAGTATTTGATCCAGCGATGAATGCGCCCATTGCTCCAATAACTGCTGCAAGTCCGGTCCATGCTGAACCAGCAATCTGAGCAACACCGTTTGCAAGTTCCATTGGCATTGCAAGCAAGCCAGATTCGTTGAACTTTGCGCCGGAGTTAATGAATACGCGAACCATAGGGATTGCGAATCCAAGAGCGAAAGAAGCCTGAATTGTTGTCTTCAAGGACTGACCAGCTGCTGACTTAAGGTCAGAGAACTTCATTCTCTGAATGAAGAATGCGCAGGCGATAGCAAGTACGAAGATAAATCCAGGAACATACAAAGGCTTGATTACGTATCCAAGGCCAGTTCCGAAAACATCGGTAACCGGGATAGTTACGGATACGAGAAGACCCTTGATCCATGCAACCTTACGAGAAAGTACGAGGAAGAGACCGACGAGGACGTAGGGCATCCAAGCCTTAGCAAGAGTCATATGTGCAGGAGCTGCAGCAAACTTAGGTTCCCATGTACCCATCCAGTGCTTAGGCCATTCTTCACGTGGAGCGAAGTCCCATGCAACTTTAGGAGTAAGGAAGTTATTCTTAGCAGCAGTAACTACTAGAGCAAGACCAACAAGACCACCAACAATTGATGGGAATTCAGGTCCGAGGAACCATGCAGTAAGTACGTAAGGAACTGTTACTGCAAGACCAGCAAAGATTGTGAAAGGAAGAATTTCGAGACCTTTCTTGATAGACTTTTCCTTACCGAAGAAACGAGTAAGAATTACTGCAAGGAAGGTAGGAATCATGATCCCGATAATACCGTGAATGAGAGCTACGTTACGACCGATTTCGAAAATGTAGTCCATGAATGCAA from Maridesulfovibrio frigidus DSM 17176 includes the following:
- a CDS encoding (Fe-S)-binding protein, coding for MSDVKKLAEKLMALDDQMVACMKCGMCQAVCPVFAETMQEADVTRGKIALLEKLAHEMIKDADQVNEKLNRCLLCGSCEANCPSGVKIMDIFIKARVIVTEYKGLSATKKLIFKGLLTRPKLFNLLTDVSAKFQGPFASVADKSAGTASCAMLNPLLGERHFMPLTKKPFRKDYPSLDSPRGISGLKVAFFPGCVVDKMFPHVGHAAIKVLEHHGVGIFLPKGQACCGIPTLASGDQDSFIVLMKQNIKAFEDGNFDYLVTPCATCTATIKETWIKMIEDEDPIFIEKVSDLADKTMDITQFLIDVVGISVPAKSKEGGKVVTYHDPCHLAKSLGVTAQPRALLKKNDKYEFKEMNEANRCCGCGGSFNLYHYDLSKSIGERKADNVRAVGAEVVTTSCPACMMQLGDMLSQSGGGIEVQHVLEIYADSIEK
- a CDS encoding FAD-binding oxidoreductase, whose protein sequence is MGAEKLIKDFEAIVGSGGVLSSESDRHAYSYDSAVLDPALPAFVVKPNNTEQLGPITKLCNQHGLPLTVRGAGTNLSGGTIPHPGGIVVLTNGLNKIIEINEEDLYAVVEPGVVTAQFAAEVAKRGLFYPPDPGSQAVSTLGGNVAENAGGLRGLKYGVTKDYVMGMDFFDVNGDLIKSGSRTVKCVTGYNLAGLMVASEGTLGVFSNIIFKLVPPPKAQKAMMAVFDNIDKASETVAAIIANHIVPCTLELLDHVTIKYVEAFTKAGLPTEAQAILLIEVDGHPAEVADDAQKIVDICNKIGATSVKAAETAEEREALWFARRNALPALARARPTTVLEDATVPRSQIPAMIRGLNKIADKYKLSIGTFGHAGDGNLHPTILCDNRDKQEFHRVEEAVNEIFDVALSLKGTLSGEHGIGMAKSKWMIKETNQATLDYSLRMKKAIDPKGILNPGKIIEAS
- a CDS encoding L-lactate permease, giving the protein MLTLMALAPILTVFFFLVILRWPAKKAMPLALVVVTILAFFQWQVPGTVISASIIQGIAICIAILWIVFGALFMLNTLTNSGALATIRAGFMDITPDRRIQAIIVAWCFGAFIEGAAGFGTPAAVCAPLLMALGFPAMGAVTVALIIQSTPVSFGAVGTPILLGVKTGLDNPIVHDILAANNIAFMDYIFEIGRNVALIHGIIGIMIPTFLAVILTRFFGKEKSIKKGLEILPFTIFAGLAVTVPYVLTAWFLGPEFPSIVGGLVGLALVVTAAKNNFLTPKVAWDFAPREEWPKHWMGTWEPKFAAAPAHMTLAKAWMPYVLVGLFLVLSRKVAWIKGLLVSVTIPVTDVFGTGLGYVIKPLYVPGFIFVLAIACAFFIQRMKFSDLKSAAGQSLKTTIQASFALGFAIPMVRVFINSGAKFNESGLLAMPMELANGVAQIAGSAWTGLAAVIGAMGAFIAGSNTVSNMMFSLFQFGVASQIDVPQSIIVALQAVGGAAGNMITVHNVVAAAAVVGLMDREGEIIRKTLIPLTYYLVAAAIIGMILANIGWGVVLS